The following are from one region of the Salvia splendens isolate huo1 chromosome 2, SspV2, whole genome shotgun sequence genome:
- the LOC121780273 gene encoding protein LYK2-like, whose protein sequence is MTADYVAVAAAGILLITAIAATVFFLINNMKKLRREDSIKHEADSELQRLSLSFRTATDNKVSFDGSRHSFDEPSYEANRNLLRTYSFEQLQKATQHFSSSNLISGAVHRGRLDGGDVAIRRLPRHVVSRIANQRAIDHPNLIRVYGTAEDNGSNSFLILEYASNGSVRDWIHGGLAMKNQFIASCDRFLDWNRRLKICLDVANAMRFLHDAVNLFHIGLSVGNIFLDGEFGAKIGCLGISLSVENRGEGKGCLVAAPEYERERIVSPSGDVFAFGVVVLEVVSGRAPASVGGGGSISDEIERVLASEEELRGWVDCKMGERFSIDAAVEMARLARRCVEEDAAARPGAGEIAARLLNLVEELAAEG, encoded by the coding sequence ATGACGGCAGATTACGTGGCCGTTGCCGCGGCCGGGATTCTCCTCATAACCGCCATTGCAGCAACAGTTTTCTTTCTCATCAACAACATGAAGAAGCTGAGGAGAGAGGATTCGATCAAGCACGAGGCGGATTCCGAGCTGCAGAGGCTGAGCTTGAGCTTCCGCACCGCGACAGACAACAAAGTCTCCTTCGACGGATCTCGCCACAGCTTCGACGAACCAAGCTACGAAGCAAACAGAAATCTCCTCCGAACCTACAGCTTCGAGCAGCTGCAGAAGGCCACGCAGCATTTCAGCTCGAGCAACCTCATCTCCGGCGCCGTCCACCGCGGCCGCCTCGACGGTGGAGACGTCGCGATCCGCCGCCTCCCGAGGCATGTGGTTTCGAGGATCGCGAATCAGAGGGCGATCGATCACCCTAATTTAATCAGGGTTTATGGCACCGCGGAGGATAATGGATCGAATTCGTTCCTGATTCTCGAATACGCAAGCAACGGATCGGTGAGGGATTGGATCCATGGAGGATTGGCGATGAAAAATCAATTCATCGCGTCGTGCGATCGGTTTTTGGATTGGAACCGGAGGTTGAAGATATGTCTGGATGTAGCGAATGCGATGCGGTTTCTTCACGACGCGGTTAATCTCTTCCACATAGGATTGAGCGTGGGGAATATATTCCTCGACGGCGAATTTGGCGCGAAAATCGGATGTTTGGGGATTTCTCTCTCTGTGGAAAACAGGGGAGAGGGAAAAGGATGTTTGGTGGCGGCGCCggagtatgagagagagaggattGTTTCACCAAGCGGCGATGTGTTCGCGTTCGGTGTGGTGGTGCTGGAGGTCGTGTCGGGGCGGGCTCCTGCGAGTGTCGgcggcggagggagtatttccgATGAGATAGAGAGGGTTTTGGCATCGGAAGAGGAATTGAGGGGGTGGGTGGATTGTAAGATGGGGGAAAGGTTCTCGATTGATGCGGCGGTGGAGATGGCGAGGCTCGCGAGGCGTTGTGTGGAAGAGGACGCGGCGGCGCGGCCTGGCGCCGGGGAAATCGCGGCGAGGCTGTTGAATCTTGTGGAGGAGTTGGCGGCGGAGGGTTGA
- the LOC121767564 gene encoding ribulose-phosphate 3-epimerase, cytoplasmic isoform → MVQPKIAPSMLSSDFANLASEAERMIRCGADWLHMDIMDGHFVPNLTIGAPVIESLRKHTKAYLDCHLMVTNPIDYVEPFGKAGASGFTFHVEVSKDNWQELVQKIKAKGMKPGISLKPGTPVEEVFPLLECENPVEMVLIMTVEPGFGGQKFMPEMMDKVRVLRKKYPSLDIEVDGGLGPSTIDLAASAGANCIVAGSSVFGAPDPAHVISLLYKSVENAQKSS, encoded by the exons ATGGTGCAGCCAAAAATCGCGCCGTCTATGCTATCGTCGGACTTCGCAAATCTAGCGTCGGAGGCGGAACGGATGATCCGATGCGGCGCGGATTGGCTGCATATGGATATTATg GATGG TCATTTCGTGCCAAACCTCACAATTGGGGCTCCAGTGATAGAGAGCCTGAGAAAGCACACAAA AGCGTATTTAGATTGCCACCTGATGGTAACAAATCCTATAGATTATGTTGAGCCGTTTGGAAAAGCAGGTGCTTCTGGTTTTACGTTTCATGTAGAAGTCTCTAAAG ATAATTGGCAAGAACTTGTGCAGAAGATCAAGGCAAAGGGTATGAAGCCTGGCATTTCCTTGAAGCCTGGAACCCCAGTTGAAGAGGTCTTCCCACTG CTTGAGTGTGAAAATCCTGTGGAGATGGTTCTCATTATGACAGTAGAACCTGGATTTGGTGGGCAAAAGTTTATGCCAGAAATGATGGATAAG GTTCGTGTTCTGCGGAAGAAGTATCCATCACTCGACATAGAG GTCGATGGCGGTTTAGGACCTTCGACAATCGATCTGGCTGCTTCAGCAGGAGCAAACTGCATTGTTGCAGGTAGCTCAGTATTTGGAGCTCCAGATCCTGCTCATGTTATATCACTACTGTACAAGAGTGTAGAGAATGCCCAGAAAAGTAGTTAG
- the LOC121767573 gene encoding mavicyanin-like: MVISFRFIAVVIATVFLQQALAAKHTVGGSQGWDESTDFDTWASAQTFKVGDELEFKYSSLHSVAELPSESAFKKCDIGVASNSLTGGDNKVKLTKAGTRYFACGTSGHCEQGMKVKITTVAADASPSPASPTDGSATPAAPDASPSPPTGGSTTPAATTQSTSAAAPRHRLLRVVAFVAFVAIFV; encoded by the exons ATGGTAATTTCATTCAGATTCATAGCGGTAGTTATTGCCACAGTGTTTCTCCAACAAGCATTGGCAGCGAAACATACAGTTGGAGGAAGCCAAGGTTGGGATGAATCCACCGATTTCGACACGTGGGCTTCTGCTCAAACCTTCAAGGTCGGAGACGAGCTCG AGTTCAAATATAGTTCGTTGCACAGCGTGGCGGAACTACCTAGCGAAAGCGCTTTTAAGAAATGCGACATCGGCGTTGCATCGAATTCATTAACCGGTGGCGACAACAAAGTGAAACTAACCAAGGCCGGTACACGTTATTTTGCGTGTGGTACATCCGGCCATTGCGAGCAGGGGATGAAGGTCAAGATCACCACCGTGGCGGCCGATGCCTCGCCGTCGCCAGCCTCCCCGACCGACGGATCAGCCACTCCGGCGGCGCCTGACGCCTCGCCGTCGCCACCCACCGGCGGATCCACCACTCCGGCGGCGACCACCCAATCCACCTCTGCAGCCGCGCCGCGCCACCGACTCCTCCGCGTCGTTGCCTTTGTTGCATTCGTCGCAATTTTCGTGTAG
- the LOC121793026 gene encoding uridine kinase-like protein 1, chloroplastic, which translates to MPEETTAIDYVMEAASGPHFSGLRLDSLRSAAPSLSSPRASAPLTPPSSAFTPTDSSAAAQKQPFVIGVSGGTASGKTTVCDMIIQQLHDHRVVLVNQDSFYRGLTPEELECVHEYNFDHPDAFDTEQLLECVGKLKLGQPVHVPIYDFKTHQRCSDSFRQVNASDVIILEGILVFHDQRVRNLMNMKIFVDTDADVRLVRRIRRDIVERGRDINSVLEQYAKFVKPAFDDFVLPSKKYADVIIPRGGDNHVAIDLIVQHLRTKLGQHDLCKIYPNVTVIQSTFQIRGMHTLIRDRDISKHDFVFYSDRLIRLVVEHGLGHLPFTEKQITTPTGSIYTGVDFCKKLCGVSIIRSGESMENALRACCKGIKIGKILIHRDGDDGKQLIYEKLPNDIRERHVLLLDPVLATGNSANQAIELLIQKGVPESHIIFLNLISAPEGIHCVCKRFPSLKIVTSEIDVALNKEFRVIPGMGEFGDRYFGTDD; encoded by the exons ATGCCGGAGGAGACGACGGCGATCGACTACGTCATGGAGGCGGCGTCCGGCCCCCATTTCTCCGGCCTCCGCCTCGACAGTCTGCGCTCCGCCGCGCCCTCTCTGTCGTCCCCGCGCGCTTCGGCCCCTCTCACTCCGCCGTCGTCCGCTTTCACTCCCACCGATTCCTCTGCGGCTGCGCAGAAGCAGCCATTCGTGATCG GGGTTTCGGGAGGAACGGCGTCGGGGAAGACAACTGTTTGCGATATGATTATTCAGCAGCTTCATGATCATCGCGTGGTGCTCGTCAATCAg GATTCTTTCTACCGTGGCTTAACTCCTGAAGAGTTGGAATGTGTGCACGAGTACAATTTTGATCATCCAG ATGCTTTTGATACTGAGCAGCTTCTTGAATGTGTGGGAAAGCTAAAGTTGGGGCAGCCCGTCCATGTCCCAATATATGACTTTAAAACACATCAGAGGTGTTCGGACAGTTTCCGCCAG GTGAATGCATCTGATGTAATCATACTGGAGGGTATCCTTGTTTTCCATGATCAACGAGTAAGAAACCTGATGAACATGAAGATTTTTGTCGACACAG ATGCTGATGTGAGGCTTGTTCGTAGAATAAGGCGAGATATAGTGGAGAGGGGTAGGGACATAAACTCTGTGCTAGAACAG TATGCGAAATTCGTGAAGCCTGCTTTTGATGATTTTGTTCTGCCATCCAAAAAATATGCTGATGTAATTATACCTCGTGGAGGTGACAATCATGTTGCAATTGACTTGATTGTCCAACATCTTCGCACTAAACTTGGGCAGCACGACCTGTGTAAAATATATCCAAATGTCACTGTCATACAGTCAACCTTCCAG ATTAGAGGTATGCATACCCTGATTCGAGATCGAGACATTTCAAAACATGATTTTGTATTTTACTCTGACAGGCTTATACGTCTG GTTGTAGAACATGGTCTTGGTCATTTACCTTTCACTGAGAAACAAATTACCACCCCGACTG GGTCGATATACACTGGTGTTGACTTTTGCAAGAAACTTTGTGGGGTTTCCATTATTCGGAG TGGGGAAAGCATGGAAAACGCATTACGTGCTTGTTGCAAAGGGATTAAAATTGGGAAAATCTTGATCCACCGTGATGGTGACGATGGGAAGCAG CTCATATACGAAAAGCTTCCTAATGATATCCGTGAGCGCCATGTTCTCCTCCTCGACCCTGTCCTTGCTACAG GTAACTCTGCTAATCAGGCGATCGAGTTACTCATACAGAAAGGAGTGCCAGAATCTCACATCATATTCCTAAACCTCATATCA GCACCCGAGGGCATACATTGCGTCTGCAAACGCTTCCCATCCTTGAAGATCGTGACATCAGAGATCGATGTAGCCCTGAACAAAGAATTCCGTGTGATACCGGGTATGGGAGAATTCGGCGACCGTTACTTTGGCACAGATGATTGA
- the LOC121793025 gene encoding chloride channel protein CLC-a-like, whose product MEEVNRFVESEAERYQQEYDDFNDPESNDLHHPLLKRNRTLSSSPLAIVGTKVSHIESLDYEINENDLFKQDWRSRSKVQVLQYILMKWLLAFLVGILTGGIATLINLAVENIAGYKLLAVVNYIDEERYMMGFIVMAGANFFLTLVAALLCVLFAPTAAGPGIPEIKAYLNGVDTPDMFGATTLIVKIIGSIGAVSAGLDLGKEGPLVHIGSCIASLLGQGGPDNYRVKWRWLRYFNNDRDRRDLITCGSSSGVCAAFRAPVGGVLFALEEVATWWRSALLWRTFFSAAVVVVVLRAAIEVCKSGYCGLFGHGGLIMFDVSGVEVRYHAFDLIPVALIGILGGLLGSLYNHALHQVLKVYNVINKKGKMHKLVLALSVSIFTSVCLYGLPFLAQCRPCDPLDTSCPSTGREGNFKQFNCPKGHYNDLATLLLTTNDDAVRNIFSINTPSEFNMLSLAIFFGLYCILGLITFGIAVPSGLFLPIILMGSAYGRMLGIAMAPYTKIDQGLYAVLGAASLMAGSMRMTVSLCVIFLELTNNLLLLPITMLVLLISKTVGDCFNPSIYEIILELKGLPFLDAHPETWMRNITVGELADVKPPVVTLSGVERVGRIVEVLKNTTHNGFPVVDSGITVSPPLGSSPDGASANELHGLILRAHLVLALKKKWFRPEPRRTEDWEVRKEFTSIDLAERGITIQEVTVTKAEMDMYVDLHPLTNTTPYTVVESMSVAKALVLFRQVGLRHMLVLPKYQAAGVFPVVGILSRQDLIAHNILDVFPHLTTSKGKKGL is encoded by the exons ATGGAGGAGGTCAACAGGTTTGTAGAATCAGAAGCAGAAAGATATCAACAGGAATATGATGATTTCAATGACCCAGAAAGCAATGATCTTCACCACCCTCTCCTCAAGAGAAACAGAACCCTCTCATCAAGCCCACTCGCCATTGTTGGAACCAAGGTTTCACATATTGAGAGCTTGGATTATGA GATCAATGAGAATGATCTGTTCAAGCAAGATTGGAGAAGCAGATCAAAAGTTCAAGTGTTGCAATACATACTGATGAAATGGCTGCTGGCATTCTTGGTTGGGATTCTCACAGGTGGGATAGCAACTTTGATCAATCTTGCTGTTGAGAATATAGCTGGATACAAGCTTCTGGCTGTGGTCAATTACATAGATGAAGAAAG atatatgaTGGGATTTATAGTTATGGCTGGAGCAAATTTTTTTCTTACCTTGGTGGCTGCACTTCTCTGTGTTTTATTTGCACCTACAGCGGCTGGCCCGGGAATTCCTGAGATCAAAGCATATCTCAATGGCGTTGACACTCCTGATATGTTTGGTGCTACAACATTGATTGTGAAG ATTATTGGAAGCATCGGAGCTGTCTCTGCCGGGCTAGATCTCGGGAAAGAGGGGCCTCTTGTGCACATTGGAAGCTGCATTGCTTCGTTGCTGGGGCAAGGCGGGCCAGACAACTATCGGGTCAAATGGCGTTGGCTGAGGTACTTCAACAACGATAGGGACAGGCGTGATCTGATCACGTGCGGCTCCTCATCCGGGGTCTGTGCTGCTTTCCGGGCGCCAGTTGGTGGGGTCCTCTTCGCCCTCGAGGAGGTGGCCACATGGTGGAGGAGTGCACTCCTGTGGAGGACCTTCTTCAGTGCAGCAGTTGTGGTGGTGGTGCTTAGGGCCGCGATTGAGGTCTGCAAGTCGGGCTACTGTGGGCTCTTCGGGCACGGAGGGCTCATCATGTTTGACGTGAGTGGGGTCGAGGTGAGGTATCATGCTTTCGACCTCATCCCTGTGGCCTTGATCGGAATTCTTGGTGGCCTTTTGGGAAGCCTTTACAATCATGCTCTCCACCAAGTTCTCAAAGTGTACAATGTCATAAATAA GAAGGGCAAGATGCATAAGCTCGTCCTTGCGTTGAGCGTCTCGATTTTCACATCCGTGTGCCTCTACGGGCTCCCGTTCCTTGCACAATGCCGGCCCTGTGATCCGCTCGACACTTCGTGCCCCTCGACTGGCAGGGAAGGGAACTTCAAGCAATTCAACTGCCCCAAAGGGCACTACAACGATCTCGCTACACTTCTCCTTACCACTAACGACGACGCAGTGAGGAACATCTTCTCCATAAACACTCCATCGGAATTCAACATGCTTTCCCTGGCCATATTCTTTGGATTGTATTGCATATTAGGGCTAATCACATTTGGCATTGCTGTTCCGTCTGGTCTTTTCCTCCCCATCATTTTGATGGGGTCGGCCTATGGGCGTATGCTCGGCATTGCCATGGCGCCCTACACGAAGATCGATCAAGGGCTATACGCAGTTCTTGGAGCCGCCTCCCTCATGGCTGGTTCAATGAGAATGACAGTCTCCCTCTGTGTCATATTCCTCGAGCTCACCAACAACCTCCTTTTGCTCCCCATCACAATGCTCGTCTTGCTCATTTCGAAGACAGTCGGGGACTGCTTCAATCCGAGCATCTACGAGATAATCCTCGAGCTGAAAGGGCTGCCATTCTTGGATGCACACCCTGAGACTTGGATGAGGAACATAACAGTGGGCGAGCTCGCTGATGTCAAGCCACCAGTCGTCACCCTCAGTGGGGTCGAGAGGGTGGGACGGATAGTCGAGGTCCTGAAAAACACGACACACAATGGTTTCCCAGTTGTGGACAGCGGGATCACCGTCTCTCCGCCACTAGGCTCGTCTCCAGACGGTGCCAGCGCCAACGAGCTACACGGGCTGATCTTGAGGGCTCACCTCGTACTAGCCCTCAAGAAGAAGTGGTTCCGGCCTGAGCCGCGGAGGACGGAGGACTGGGAGGTGCGGAAGGAGTTCACGTCCATCGACCTGGCTGAGAGGGGAATCACCATACAGGAGGTGACCGTGACCAAGGCCGAGATGGACATGTACGTCGACCTGCATCCCTTGACCAACACAACACCGTACACGGTGGTTGAGAGCATGTCCGTCGCCAAGGCCCTGGTTCTGTTCCGGCAAGTTGGGCTCCGGCACATGCTCGTTCTTCCCAAGTATCAAGCTGCAGGA GTTTTCCCAGTGGTTGGGATCTTGTCAAGGCAAGATTTGATAGCTCACAACATTTTGGATGTGTTTCCTCATCTCACTACCTCAAAGGGAAAGAAGGGCCTTTGA